In the Campylobacter sputorum subsp. sputorum genome, ACGCCATATAGTAAAACCTGGTATAACTGGGTGGGCACAAGTAAATTATCCATATGGTGCAAATATTTATGATACCAAGCAAAAACTAATGTATGATTTATACTACATAAAACACTGGTCGCTATGGCTTGAAATAAAAACTATATTTAAAACTATAGCAATTATGATAAAAAGAAAAGGGATTTAAATATGCAAATTTATCCAATAATTCGGTACAGTCGTCTTTTCTCTCTCGATAATCGTTCCGTGCTTTAACGAAGAAAAAAGCATATCAATTTTTTACGATGAAGTTATCAAAGTTATAAATGAAATCAAAGATAAAATAGATAAAAGTTTAACTTATGAGTTTATATTTATAGATGATGGCAGTAAAGACAGGACTAGCGAAACTGTAAAAACTCTTAGAAATTTAGACAAAAATGTAAATTTAATCAAATTTGCTAGGAACTTTGGCAAAGAGGCTGGAATTTTAGCTGGTTTAAAAGCATCAAAAGGAAAAGCTGTAGTTTTAATGGATGTTGATTTGCAAGACCCGCCAAATTTGATAAAAAAGATGTATCAAATTTGGTTTAATAAAGAAGCTAAAATTATTTATGCAAAGAGAAATAAAAGAACCGATGAAAAACTAATAAAATCTCAAATTTACTATCAGATGTGAAATTAGAATCAGGCGTTAGAGATTTTAGACTTATGGATAGGGTTGTGGTTGATGAGCTAGTTAAAATGAATGAATACCATAGATTTAGCAAAATGATGTTTGAGTGGGTTGGTTTTGATAGAGTTTGCTTAGAGTATGAGTATGAAAAAAGAGCAGCTGTCGAAACTAGCTGGAGTTTTTTTAGGACTTTTTAAATACGCAGTAGAAGGAATAATTAGCTTTTCTACAAAGCCACTTAAACTTGCTTTTTGGGTTGGGCTTATTATAAGCTTGATTGCTGGAATTTATGGAATTTATATAGTTTTAGATACTTTGATAGGATATCCTTCACTTATAACTATCATGCTATTTTTAGGTGGCATTGAACTCATAGTTTTAGGAGTGGTTGGAGAGTATATAGCTAGAATTTACGAAGAAGTTAAGAAAAGACCACACTATATAATAGATGAAATTTTAGATAATTCTAAGGATAAGAAATGAAAATAACTATTGATACAGACTATGTTGTAGCGAAATTAAAGAGCTTTAAAATAACTAAATTTTTAAAAAGTGAGTGGATATATTTTATAACTGTTTGGCGAAATTTCTTTGGTGAAAAAGATTTTTGGAAATATTTTGGGTTTGTTTATTTTATCTATTTTTTGGGGTATTTTGGGCTGATTTTAGCTGATGTTTATTATATAGATGATTTAGGAAGAGCCCAAGATGGCTATATTGGATTTTTAAATTTTTCAAGATACTTAAGTGAAAATTTATCAAA is a window encoding:
- a CDS encoding glycosyltransferase: MVPCFNEEKSISIFYDEVIKVINEIKDKIDKSLTYEFIFIDDGSKDRTSETVKTLRNLDKNVNLIKFARNFGKEAGILAGLKASKGKAVVLMDVDLQDPPNLIKKMYQIWFNKEAKIIYAKRNKRTDEKLIKSQIYYQM